One Oncorhynchus clarkii lewisi isolate Uvic-CL-2024 chromosome 28, UVic_Ocla_1.0, whole genome shotgun sequence genomic region harbors:
- the LOC139387240 gene encoding mitofusin-1 isoform X3: MDPGGPSPLMHFVVAKKTINGIFDQLLEYVKEGSEFVDETWRSADLEQVAVEEQCLEIQTCARKLATIREVLARRHMKVAFFGRTSNGKSTVINAMLRDRVLPSGIGHTTNCFLRVEGTDGEDAYLTTEGSDDRKSVKSVNQLAHALHMERSLDSGCQVKVFWPKSRCALLRDDLVIMDSPGTDVTSYLDSWIDKFCLDADVFVLVGNAESTLMNTEKLFFHKVSERISKPNIFILHNRWDASAWEPEYIDELPQVRKQHMDRCVSFLVEELRVVRQEEAPGRIFFVSAKEVLSSRMHCAQGMPETGGALAEGFHERLREFQRFERTFEEFISHSAVKTKFEQHTLRAWQITEAIKAVMDAINIASAERKIFSLEDREDQKDRLEFVRGQLNRLTENIKEKINTITDEVAAKVTVAMVEQIRGLPAQVDEFSADFTPTPHALPLYKAKLMMHVEERMSTCLAFRCSTGIIGHMQSCQKNMIENIRPLLPPDVQEQFHIPLPSRKFVLTYDLNLATLCADFQENIDFQFSLGWTALVSRFIGPSNAKRALTAMNQKFQAQGGTSLQDHMVFSMATGVVSLTSRASMTVLVIGGVVWRSVGWRLIALSATLYGLLYLYEKLTWTNASRERALKQQFVELAIHRLRAIIPFTSGSCSQQVHQELATTFAHLCQRVDLSEVELEGHIRLLSGRIQRLENVQRRSKTLRHRATDLESQLEAFSAQYLQNQC; the protein is encoded by the exons ATGGACCCGGGGGGCCCATCGCCCCTCATGCATTTTGTGGTGGCGAAGAAGACTATCAACGGTATATTTGATCAGTTGCTGGAGTACGTCAAAGAGGGCTCAGAGTTTGTGGACG AGACATGGCGAAGTGCAGATCTGGAGCAGGTCGCAGTTGAGGAGCAGTGCCTTGAAATCCAGACCTGTGCTAGGAAACTGGCCACCATTCGGGAGGTGCTGGCACGTAGGCACATGAAGGTAGCCTTTTTTGGGAG GACGAGTAACGGTAAAAGCACGGTGATCAATGCCATGCTGAGGGACCGGGTGCTGCCCAGCGGCATTGGCCACACCACCAACTGCTTTTTGAGGGTGGAAGGCACAGACGGGGAAGATGCCTACCTCACCACCGAGGGCTCTGATGACAGAAAAAGCGTCAAG tcagtcaatcagctggCCCATGCCCTGCATATGGAGCGCAGTCTAGACTCAGGCTGCCAAGTGAAGGTGTTCTGGCCCAAGTCCAGGTGTGCCCTGCTGAGGGATGACCTTGTTATTATGGACAG CCCAGGTACTGATGTGACCTCTTACCTGGACAGCTGGATCGACAAGTTCTGTCTGGATGCTGACGTCTTTGTGTTGGTGGGCAATGCAGAATCCACACTGATGAACACA GAGAAGCTGTTTTTCCACAAAGTGAGCGAGCGAATATCCAAGCCAAACATTTTTATCCTGCACAACCGCTGGGATGCCTCTGCGTGGGAGCCCGAGTACATTGATGAA CTCCCTCAGGTGCGTAAGCAGCACATGGACCGCTGTGTGAGTTTCCTGGTGGAGGAGCTGAGGGTGGTGAGACAAGAGGAGGCTCCGGGCCGAATCTTCTTTGTGTCGGCCAAGGAGGTGCTCAGCTCCAGGATGCACTGTGCCCAGGGCATGCCCGAGACAG GTGGCGCTTTAGCAGAGGGATTCCACGAGAGACTGAGGGAGTTCCAGAGATTCGAGAGGACTTTTGAG GAGTTCATCTCACACTCTGCGGTCAAGACCAAGTTTGAGCAGCACACGCTCAGGGCGTGGCAGATCACAGAAGCAATCAAAGCAGTCATGGACGCCATAAATATCGCATCCGCCGAAAGGAA GATATTTTCCCTGGAGGACCGAGAGGACCAGAAGGACCGTCTAGAGTTTGTCAGAGGCCAACTTAACCGCCTGACCGAGAACATAAAAGAGAAGATCAACACCATAACAGATGAGGTGGCTGCCAAG GTGACCGTTGCCATGGTGGAGCAGATTCGTGGTCTCCCAGCTCAGGTTGATGAGTTCAGTGCTGATTTTACACCAACACCACATGCATTGCCGCTCTACAAAGCA AAACTTATGATGCATGTGGAAGAGAGGATGAGTACATGTTTGGCCTTTCGTTGTTCCACTGGGATCATTGGCCACATGCAGTCATGCCAGAAAAACATGATTG AGAATATTAGGCCGCTGCTGCCCCCTGATGTCCAGGAGCAGTTCCACATTCCCCTACCCAGCAGGAAGTTTGTCCTGACCTACGACCTTAACCTGGCCACCCTCTGCGCCGACTTCCAGGAAAACATCGACTTCCAGTTCTCTCTCGGCTGGACTGCCCTTGTCAGTCGATTCATTGGGCCGAGCAATGCCAAACGTGCCCTGACGGCTATGAACCAGAAGTTTCAG GCACAAGGCGGAACCAGCCTACAAGACCACATGGTCTTTTCAATGGCAACAGGTGTTGTGTCACTCACCTCCAGAGCCTCCATGACTGTGCTTGTCATTGGCGGAGTG GTGTGGCGCTCAGTGGGCTGGAGACTCATCGCCCTCTCCGCAACACTTTATGGCCTGCTCTACCTGTACGAGAAGCTGACGTGGACCAACGCCTCCAGGGAAAGGGCTCTGAAGCAGCAGTTTGTGGAGCTCGCCATCCACCGACTTAGGgccatcatccccttcaccagtGGGAGCTGCAGCCAGCAGGTTCACCA
- the LOC139387240 gene encoding mitofusin-1 isoform X5: MDPGGPSPLMHFVVAKKTINGIFDQLLEYVKEGSEFVDETWRSADLEQVAVEEQCLEIQTCARKLATIREVLARRHMKVAFFGRTSNGKSTVINAMLRDRVLPSGIGHTTNCFLRVEGTDGEDAYLTTEGSDDRKSVKSVNQLAHALHMERSLDSGCQVKVFWPKSRCALLRDDLVIMDSPGTDVTSYLDSWIDKFCLDADVFVLVGNAESTLMNTEKLFFHKVSERISKPNIFILHNRWDASAWEPEYIDELPQVRKQHMDRCVSFLVEELRVVRQEEAPGRIFFVSAKEVLSSRMHCAQGMPETGGALAEGFHERLREFQRFERTFEEFISHSAVKTKFEQHTLRAWQITEAIKAVMDAINIASAERKIFSLEDREDQKDRLEFVRGQLNRLTENIKEKINTITDEVAAKVTVAMVEQIRGLPAQVDEFSADFTPTPHALPLYKAKLMMHVEERMSTCLAFRCSTGIIGHMQSCQKNMIENIRPLLPPDVQEQFHIPLPSRKFVLTYDLNLATLCADFQENIDFQFSLGWTALVSRFIGPSNAKRALTAMNQKFQNTSPTALQAQGGTSLQDHMVFSMATGVVSLTSRASMTVLVIGGVVWRSVGWRLIALSATLYGLLYLYEKLTWTNASRERALKQQFVELAIHRLRAIIPFTSGSCSQQVHQDS, translated from the exons ATGGACCCGGGGGGCCCATCGCCCCTCATGCATTTTGTGGTGGCGAAGAAGACTATCAACGGTATATTTGATCAGTTGCTGGAGTACGTCAAAGAGGGCTCAGAGTTTGTGGACG AGACATGGCGAAGTGCAGATCTGGAGCAGGTCGCAGTTGAGGAGCAGTGCCTTGAAATCCAGACCTGTGCTAGGAAACTGGCCACCATTCGGGAGGTGCTGGCACGTAGGCACATGAAGGTAGCCTTTTTTGGGAG GACGAGTAACGGTAAAAGCACGGTGATCAATGCCATGCTGAGGGACCGGGTGCTGCCCAGCGGCATTGGCCACACCACCAACTGCTTTTTGAGGGTGGAAGGCACAGACGGGGAAGATGCCTACCTCACCACCGAGGGCTCTGATGACAGAAAAAGCGTCAAG tcagtcaatcagctggCCCATGCCCTGCATATGGAGCGCAGTCTAGACTCAGGCTGCCAAGTGAAGGTGTTCTGGCCCAAGTCCAGGTGTGCCCTGCTGAGGGATGACCTTGTTATTATGGACAG CCCAGGTACTGATGTGACCTCTTACCTGGACAGCTGGATCGACAAGTTCTGTCTGGATGCTGACGTCTTTGTGTTGGTGGGCAATGCAGAATCCACACTGATGAACACA GAGAAGCTGTTTTTCCACAAAGTGAGCGAGCGAATATCCAAGCCAAACATTTTTATCCTGCACAACCGCTGGGATGCCTCTGCGTGGGAGCCCGAGTACATTGATGAA CTCCCTCAGGTGCGTAAGCAGCACATGGACCGCTGTGTGAGTTTCCTGGTGGAGGAGCTGAGGGTGGTGAGACAAGAGGAGGCTCCGGGCCGAATCTTCTTTGTGTCGGCCAAGGAGGTGCTCAGCTCCAGGATGCACTGTGCCCAGGGCATGCCCGAGACAG GTGGCGCTTTAGCAGAGGGATTCCACGAGAGACTGAGGGAGTTCCAGAGATTCGAGAGGACTTTTGAG GAGTTCATCTCACACTCTGCGGTCAAGACCAAGTTTGAGCAGCACACGCTCAGGGCGTGGCAGATCACAGAAGCAATCAAAGCAGTCATGGACGCCATAAATATCGCATCCGCCGAAAGGAA GATATTTTCCCTGGAGGACCGAGAGGACCAGAAGGACCGTCTAGAGTTTGTCAGAGGCCAACTTAACCGCCTGACCGAGAACATAAAAGAGAAGATCAACACCATAACAGATGAGGTGGCTGCCAAG GTGACCGTTGCCATGGTGGAGCAGATTCGTGGTCTCCCAGCTCAGGTTGATGAGTTCAGTGCTGATTTTACACCAACACCACATGCATTGCCGCTCTACAAAGCA AAACTTATGATGCATGTGGAAGAGAGGATGAGTACATGTTTGGCCTTTCGTTGTTCCACTGGGATCATTGGCCACATGCAGTCATGCCAGAAAAACATGATTG AGAATATTAGGCCGCTGCTGCCCCCTGATGTCCAGGAGCAGTTCCACATTCCCCTACCCAGCAGGAAGTTTGTCCTGACCTACGACCTTAACCTGGCCACCCTCTGCGCCGACTTCCAGGAAAACATCGACTTCCAGTTCTCTCTCGGCTGGACTGCCCTTGTCAGTCGATTCATTGGGCCGAGCAATGCCAAACGTGCCCTGACGGCTATGAACCAGAAGTTTCAG AATACCTCTCCTACTGCACTCCAGGCACAAGGCGGAACCAGCCTACAAGACCACATGGTCTTTTCAATGGCAACAGGTGTTGTGTCACTCACCTCCAGAGCCTCCATGACTGTGCTTGTCATTGGCGGAGTG GTGTGGCGCTCAGTGGGCTGGAGACTCATCGCCCTCTCCGCAACACTTTATGGCCTGCTCTACCTGTACGAGAAGCTGACGTGGACCAACGCCTCCAGGGAAAGGGCTCTGAAGCAGCAGTTTGTGGAGCTCGCCATCCACCGACTTAGGgccatcatccccttcaccagtGGGAGCTGCAGCCAGCAGGTTCACCA ggactcctga
- the LOC139387240 gene encoding mitofusin-1 isoform X1 has translation MDPGGPSPLMHFVVAKKTINGIFDQLLEYVKEGSEFVDETWRSADLEQVAVEEQCLEIQTCARKLATIREVLARRHMKVAFFGRTSNGKSTVINAMLRDRVLPSGIGHTTNCFLRVEGTDGEDAYLTTEGSDDRKSVKSVNQLAHALHMERSLDSGCQVKVFWPKSRCALLRDDLVIMDSPGTDVTSYLDSWIDKFCLDADVFVLVGNAESTLMNTEKLFFHKVSERISKPNIFILHNRWDASAWEPEYIDELPQVRKQHMDRCVSFLVEELRVVRQEEAPGRIFFVSAKEVLSSRMHCAQGMPETGGALAEGFHERLREFQRFERTFEEFISHSAVKTKFEQHTLRAWQITEAIKAVMDAINIASAERKIFSLEDREDQKDRLEFVRGQLNRLTENIKEKINTITDEVAAKVTVAMVEQIRGLPAQVDEFSADFTPTPHALPLYKAKLMMHVEERMSTCLAFRCSTGIIGHMQSCQKNMIENIRPLLPPDVQEQFHIPLPSRKFVLTYDLNLATLCADFQENIDFQFSLGWTALVSRFIGPSNAKRALTAMNQKFQNTSPTALQAQGGTSLQDHMVFSMATGVVSLTSRASMTVLVIGGVVWRSVGWRLIALSATLYGLLYLYEKLTWTNASRERALKQQFVELAIHRLRAIIPFTSGSCSQQVHQELATTFAHLCQRVDLSEVELEGHIRLLSGRIQRLENVQRRSKTLRHRATDLESQLEAFSAQYLQNQC, from the exons ATGGACCCGGGGGGCCCATCGCCCCTCATGCATTTTGTGGTGGCGAAGAAGACTATCAACGGTATATTTGATCAGTTGCTGGAGTACGTCAAAGAGGGCTCAGAGTTTGTGGACG AGACATGGCGAAGTGCAGATCTGGAGCAGGTCGCAGTTGAGGAGCAGTGCCTTGAAATCCAGACCTGTGCTAGGAAACTGGCCACCATTCGGGAGGTGCTGGCACGTAGGCACATGAAGGTAGCCTTTTTTGGGAG GACGAGTAACGGTAAAAGCACGGTGATCAATGCCATGCTGAGGGACCGGGTGCTGCCCAGCGGCATTGGCCACACCACCAACTGCTTTTTGAGGGTGGAAGGCACAGACGGGGAAGATGCCTACCTCACCACCGAGGGCTCTGATGACAGAAAAAGCGTCAAG tcagtcaatcagctggCCCATGCCCTGCATATGGAGCGCAGTCTAGACTCAGGCTGCCAAGTGAAGGTGTTCTGGCCCAAGTCCAGGTGTGCCCTGCTGAGGGATGACCTTGTTATTATGGACAG CCCAGGTACTGATGTGACCTCTTACCTGGACAGCTGGATCGACAAGTTCTGTCTGGATGCTGACGTCTTTGTGTTGGTGGGCAATGCAGAATCCACACTGATGAACACA GAGAAGCTGTTTTTCCACAAAGTGAGCGAGCGAATATCCAAGCCAAACATTTTTATCCTGCACAACCGCTGGGATGCCTCTGCGTGGGAGCCCGAGTACATTGATGAA CTCCCTCAGGTGCGTAAGCAGCACATGGACCGCTGTGTGAGTTTCCTGGTGGAGGAGCTGAGGGTGGTGAGACAAGAGGAGGCTCCGGGCCGAATCTTCTTTGTGTCGGCCAAGGAGGTGCTCAGCTCCAGGATGCACTGTGCCCAGGGCATGCCCGAGACAG GTGGCGCTTTAGCAGAGGGATTCCACGAGAGACTGAGGGAGTTCCAGAGATTCGAGAGGACTTTTGAG GAGTTCATCTCACACTCTGCGGTCAAGACCAAGTTTGAGCAGCACACGCTCAGGGCGTGGCAGATCACAGAAGCAATCAAAGCAGTCATGGACGCCATAAATATCGCATCCGCCGAAAGGAA GATATTTTCCCTGGAGGACCGAGAGGACCAGAAGGACCGTCTAGAGTTTGTCAGAGGCCAACTTAACCGCCTGACCGAGAACATAAAAGAGAAGATCAACACCATAACAGATGAGGTGGCTGCCAAG GTGACCGTTGCCATGGTGGAGCAGATTCGTGGTCTCCCAGCTCAGGTTGATGAGTTCAGTGCTGATTTTACACCAACACCACATGCATTGCCGCTCTACAAAGCA AAACTTATGATGCATGTGGAAGAGAGGATGAGTACATGTTTGGCCTTTCGTTGTTCCACTGGGATCATTGGCCACATGCAGTCATGCCAGAAAAACATGATTG AGAATATTAGGCCGCTGCTGCCCCCTGATGTCCAGGAGCAGTTCCACATTCCCCTACCCAGCAGGAAGTTTGTCCTGACCTACGACCTTAACCTGGCCACCCTCTGCGCCGACTTCCAGGAAAACATCGACTTCCAGTTCTCTCTCGGCTGGACTGCCCTTGTCAGTCGATTCATTGGGCCGAGCAATGCCAAACGTGCCCTGACGGCTATGAACCAGAAGTTTCAG AATACCTCTCCTACTGCACTCCAGGCACAAGGCGGAACCAGCCTACAAGACCACATGGTCTTTTCAATGGCAACAGGTGTTGTGTCACTCACCTCCAGAGCCTCCATGACTGTGCTTGTCATTGGCGGAGTG GTGTGGCGCTCAGTGGGCTGGAGACTCATCGCCCTCTCCGCAACACTTTATGGCCTGCTCTACCTGTACGAGAAGCTGACGTGGACCAACGCCTCCAGGGAAAGGGCTCTGAAGCAGCAGTTTGTGGAGCTCGCCATCCACCGACTTAGGgccatcatccccttcaccagtGGGAGCTGCAGCCAGCAGGTTCACCA
- the LOC139387240 gene encoding mitofusin-1 isoform X4 → MDPGGPSPLMHFVVAKKTINGIFDQLLEYVKEGSEFVDETWRSADLEQVAVEEQCLEIQTCARKLATIREVLARRHMKVAFFGRTSNGKSTVINAMLRDRVLPSGIGHTTNCFLRVEGTDGEDAYLTTEGSDDRKSVKSVNQLAHALHMERSLDSGCQVKVFWPKSRCALLRDDLVIMDSPGTDVTSYLDSWIDKFCLDADVFVLVGNAESTLMNTEKLFFHKVSERISKPNIFILHNRWDASAWEPEYIDELPQVRKQHMDRCVSFLVEELRVVRQEEAPGRIFFVSAKEVLSSRMHCAQGMPETGGALAEGFHERLREFQRFERTFEEFISHSAVKTKFEQHTLRAWQITEAIKAVMDAINIASAERKIFSLEDREDQKDRLEFVRGQLNRLTENIKEKINTITDEVAAKKLMMHVEERMSTCLAFRCSTGIIGHMQSCQKNMIENIRPLLPPDVQEQFHIPLPSRKFVLTYDLNLATLCADFQENIDFQFSLGWTALVSRFIGPSNAKRALTAMNQKFQNTSPTALQAQGGTSLQDHMVFSMATGVVSLTSRASMTVLVIGGVVWRSVGWRLIALSATLYGLLYLYEKLTWTNASRERALKQQFVELAIHRLRAIIPFTSGSCSQQVHQELATTFAHLCQRVDLSEVELEGHIRLLSGRIQRLENVQRRSKTLRHRATDLESQLEAFSAQYLQNQC, encoded by the exons ATGGACCCGGGGGGCCCATCGCCCCTCATGCATTTTGTGGTGGCGAAGAAGACTATCAACGGTATATTTGATCAGTTGCTGGAGTACGTCAAAGAGGGCTCAGAGTTTGTGGACG AGACATGGCGAAGTGCAGATCTGGAGCAGGTCGCAGTTGAGGAGCAGTGCCTTGAAATCCAGACCTGTGCTAGGAAACTGGCCACCATTCGGGAGGTGCTGGCACGTAGGCACATGAAGGTAGCCTTTTTTGGGAG GACGAGTAACGGTAAAAGCACGGTGATCAATGCCATGCTGAGGGACCGGGTGCTGCCCAGCGGCATTGGCCACACCACCAACTGCTTTTTGAGGGTGGAAGGCACAGACGGGGAAGATGCCTACCTCACCACCGAGGGCTCTGATGACAGAAAAAGCGTCAAG tcagtcaatcagctggCCCATGCCCTGCATATGGAGCGCAGTCTAGACTCAGGCTGCCAAGTGAAGGTGTTCTGGCCCAAGTCCAGGTGTGCCCTGCTGAGGGATGACCTTGTTATTATGGACAG CCCAGGTACTGATGTGACCTCTTACCTGGACAGCTGGATCGACAAGTTCTGTCTGGATGCTGACGTCTTTGTGTTGGTGGGCAATGCAGAATCCACACTGATGAACACA GAGAAGCTGTTTTTCCACAAAGTGAGCGAGCGAATATCCAAGCCAAACATTTTTATCCTGCACAACCGCTGGGATGCCTCTGCGTGGGAGCCCGAGTACATTGATGAA CTCCCTCAGGTGCGTAAGCAGCACATGGACCGCTGTGTGAGTTTCCTGGTGGAGGAGCTGAGGGTGGTGAGACAAGAGGAGGCTCCGGGCCGAATCTTCTTTGTGTCGGCCAAGGAGGTGCTCAGCTCCAGGATGCACTGTGCCCAGGGCATGCCCGAGACAG GTGGCGCTTTAGCAGAGGGATTCCACGAGAGACTGAGGGAGTTCCAGAGATTCGAGAGGACTTTTGAG GAGTTCATCTCACACTCTGCGGTCAAGACCAAGTTTGAGCAGCACACGCTCAGGGCGTGGCAGATCACAGAAGCAATCAAAGCAGTCATGGACGCCATAAATATCGCATCCGCCGAAAGGAA GATATTTTCCCTGGAGGACCGAGAGGACCAGAAGGACCGTCTAGAGTTTGTCAGAGGCCAACTTAACCGCCTGACCGAGAACATAAAAGAGAAGATCAACACCATAACAGATGAGGTGGCTGCCAAG AAACTTATGATGCATGTGGAAGAGAGGATGAGTACATGTTTGGCCTTTCGTTGTTCCACTGGGATCATTGGCCACATGCAGTCATGCCAGAAAAACATGATTG AGAATATTAGGCCGCTGCTGCCCCCTGATGTCCAGGAGCAGTTCCACATTCCCCTACCCAGCAGGAAGTTTGTCCTGACCTACGACCTTAACCTGGCCACCCTCTGCGCCGACTTCCAGGAAAACATCGACTTCCAGTTCTCTCTCGGCTGGACTGCCCTTGTCAGTCGATTCATTGGGCCGAGCAATGCCAAACGTGCCCTGACGGCTATGAACCAGAAGTTTCAG AATACCTCTCCTACTGCACTCCAGGCACAAGGCGGAACCAGCCTACAAGACCACATGGTCTTTTCAATGGCAACAGGTGTTGTGTCACTCACCTCCAGAGCCTCCATGACTGTGCTTGTCATTGGCGGAGTG GTGTGGCGCTCAGTGGGCTGGAGACTCATCGCCCTCTCCGCAACACTTTATGGCCTGCTCTACCTGTACGAGAAGCTGACGTGGACCAACGCCTCCAGGGAAAGGGCTCTGAAGCAGCAGTTTGTGGAGCTCGCCATCCACCGACTTAGGgccatcatccccttcaccagtGGGAGCTGCAGCCAGCAGGTTCACCA
- the LOC139387240 gene encoding mitofusin-1 isoform X2 encodes MDPGGPSPLMHFVVAKKTINGIFDQLLEYVKEGSEFVDETWRSADLEQVAVEEQCLEIQTCARKLATIREVLARRHMKVAFFGRTSNGKSTVINAMLRDRVLPSGIGHTTNCFLRVEGTDGEDAYLTTEGSDDRKSVKSVNQLAHALHMERSLDSGCQVKVFWPKSRCALLRDDLVIMDSPGTDVTSYLDSWIDKFCLDADVFVLVGNAESTLMNTEKLFFHKVSERISKPNIFILHNRWDASAWEPEYIDEVRKQHMDRCVSFLVEELRVVRQEEAPGRIFFVSAKEVLSSRMHCAQGMPETGGALAEGFHERLREFQRFERTFEEFISHSAVKTKFEQHTLRAWQITEAIKAVMDAINIASAERKIFSLEDREDQKDRLEFVRGQLNRLTENIKEKINTITDEVAAKVTVAMVEQIRGLPAQVDEFSADFTPTPHALPLYKAKLMMHVEERMSTCLAFRCSTGIIGHMQSCQKNMIENIRPLLPPDVQEQFHIPLPSRKFVLTYDLNLATLCADFQENIDFQFSLGWTALVSRFIGPSNAKRALTAMNQKFQNTSPTALQAQGGTSLQDHMVFSMATGVVSLTSRASMTVLVIGGVVWRSVGWRLIALSATLYGLLYLYEKLTWTNASRERALKQQFVELAIHRLRAIIPFTSGSCSQQVHQELATTFAHLCQRVDLSEVELEGHIRLLSGRIQRLENVQRRSKTLRHRATDLESQLEAFSAQYLQNQC; translated from the exons ATGGACCCGGGGGGCCCATCGCCCCTCATGCATTTTGTGGTGGCGAAGAAGACTATCAACGGTATATTTGATCAGTTGCTGGAGTACGTCAAAGAGGGCTCAGAGTTTGTGGACG AGACATGGCGAAGTGCAGATCTGGAGCAGGTCGCAGTTGAGGAGCAGTGCCTTGAAATCCAGACCTGTGCTAGGAAACTGGCCACCATTCGGGAGGTGCTGGCACGTAGGCACATGAAGGTAGCCTTTTTTGGGAG GACGAGTAACGGTAAAAGCACGGTGATCAATGCCATGCTGAGGGACCGGGTGCTGCCCAGCGGCATTGGCCACACCACCAACTGCTTTTTGAGGGTGGAAGGCACAGACGGGGAAGATGCCTACCTCACCACCGAGGGCTCTGATGACAGAAAAAGCGTCAAG tcagtcaatcagctggCCCATGCCCTGCATATGGAGCGCAGTCTAGACTCAGGCTGCCAAGTGAAGGTGTTCTGGCCCAAGTCCAGGTGTGCCCTGCTGAGGGATGACCTTGTTATTATGGACAG CCCAGGTACTGATGTGACCTCTTACCTGGACAGCTGGATCGACAAGTTCTGTCTGGATGCTGACGTCTTTGTGTTGGTGGGCAATGCAGAATCCACACTGATGAACACA GAGAAGCTGTTTTTCCACAAAGTGAGCGAGCGAATATCCAAGCCAAACATTTTTATCCTGCACAACCGCTGGGATGCCTCTGCGTGGGAGCCCGAGTACATTGATGAA GTGCGTAAGCAGCACATGGACCGCTGTGTGAGTTTCCTGGTGGAGGAGCTGAGGGTGGTGAGACAAGAGGAGGCTCCGGGCCGAATCTTCTTTGTGTCGGCCAAGGAGGTGCTCAGCTCCAGGATGCACTGTGCCCAGGGCATGCCCGAGACAG GTGGCGCTTTAGCAGAGGGATTCCACGAGAGACTGAGGGAGTTCCAGAGATTCGAGAGGACTTTTGAG GAGTTCATCTCACACTCTGCGGTCAAGACCAAGTTTGAGCAGCACACGCTCAGGGCGTGGCAGATCACAGAAGCAATCAAAGCAGTCATGGACGCCATAAATATCGCATCCGCCGAAAGGAA GATATTTTCCCTGGAGGACCGAGAGGACCAGAAGGACCGTCTAGAGTTTGTCAGAGGCCAACTTAACCGCCTGACCGAGAACATAAAAGAGAAGATCAACACCATAACAGATGAGGTGGCTGCCAAG GTGACCGTTGCCATGGTGGAGCAGATTCGTGGTCTCCCAGCTCAGGTTGATGAGTTCAGTGCTGATTTTACACCAACACCACATGCATTGCCGCTCTACAAAGCA AAACTTATGATGCATGTGGAAGAGAGGATGAGTACATGTTTGGCCTTTCGTTGTTCCACTGGGATCATTGGCCACATGCAGTCATGCCAGAAAAACATGATTG AGAATATTAGGCCGCTGCTGCCCCCTGATGTCCAGGAGCAGTTCCACATTCCCCTACCCAGCAGGAAGTTTGTCCTGACCTACGACCTTAACCTGGCCACCCTCTGCGCCGACTTCCAGGAAAACATCGACTTCCAGTTCTCTCTCGGCTGGACTGCCCTTGTCAGTCGATTCATTGGGCCGAGCAATGCCAAACGTGCCCTGACGGCTATGAACCAGAAGTTTCAG AATACCTCTCCTACTGCACTCCAGGCACAAGGCGGAACCAGCCTACAAGACCACATGGTCTTTTCAATGGCAACAGGTGTTGTGTCACTCACCTCCAGAGCCTCCATGACTGTGCTTGTCATTGGCGGAGTG GTGTGGCGCTCAGTGGGCTGGAGACTCATCGCCCTCTCCGCAACACTTTATGGCCTGCTCTACCTGTACGAGAAGCTGACGTGGACCAACGCCTCCAGGGAAAGGGCTCTGAAGCAGCAGTTTGTGGAGCTCGCCATCCACCGACTTAGGgccatcatccccttcaccagtGGGAGCTGCAGCCAGCAGGTTCACCA